In the Anolis sagrei isolate rAnoSag1 chromosome 1, rAnoSag1.mat, whole genome shotgun sequence genome, CTATGTTGCCATCCAGGATGTCAGAAGATGCCACAGTGTTGTGTTTGTTGATCCAACTTGCAACCTTGTTGCATTTCCGTGGTAGCTGACAGTAAGGCCAAGTCAAGCTGAAGGACTCACACAAATAAGTGTGCCCTAGACATGCTTACTAAGACACCAATTCCACTGGGATGCATAGTACTTTCAACTCAATGTGCACGGACTTATGGCTAGTCCACAACCAAACCTcacagtgtgcatctacactatagaatgaatgcagtcagaCACCACTTTCGCCGCTGTGGTTCTCGACTATGGAATCTAGGGGTTTATAGGACACCAGCCCTTTTTGGCAgaagaggctaaagaccttgtaaaactataacttctGTGATTCTGTAACACCGAGCCATTGCAGCAGGGCCAAACAGCATTGATTCTGCaatgtatatgtttgtttgcgacatttatatgctgcccttctcgccccgaaggggactcagagcagcttaaaagatatatatatatacatacaatacattatattattagcatattacattatcagtattatattttactataatgtactataccattatattgcaagaTTAGTAGTAatgttatatgtaatataaaatatataattataatatattattagtattaatattatattgtattacattataatattataaatattatatttatatacaatatattatattacatatacatAGATGCATTAATCCttctaaatattattattaccagctTGGCAACCTTTGAAAGACATTAAATGTCTGGGTTAGTCGGCTAGTCGGCTGCTTTAGAACagcgtttcccaacctgggggttgggacccctggagggggtcacgagggggtttcagaggggttgccaaagaccatacgaaacatatatttctgatggtcttgggaacccctttgacagagaaggctgaagatctctcggcctgtccttctcttcctttttgtaaacagacagctaatcctcccaccaaaagccctcctctgctatgACTCAGGCAATGGGacggctgtttctgagactccaagaagagaggggagagcaggcgtgcttggcaagtggcagtgtggtgcgcatgtgtgggcgtGGGAGAGCGCATGAGGCTGGGGGAGGCTCAtgtcagcgagtcccttcaaggcatggggtttctgtatgggaagtttggcccaattctatcgctggtggggttcagaatgctttttgattgtaggcgaactataaatcccagcaactacaactctcaaatgtcaaggtctatatttcccaaactccaccagtgttcacatttgggcatattgagtatttatgtcaAGTTTGACTAAGATCTATCATtctgtgagtgaactacaactttcaaactcAATGTcatggcccaccaaaccctcccagtattttctgttggtcatgggagttctgtttgccaagtttggttcaatttcattgttggtggggttcagattgctctttgtttgtaggtgaactataaatcccagcaactacaactcccaaatgacaaaatcaaccactgccccccccccttcaaccccacaagtattcaaatttaggcaaatcgggaatttgtgccaaattttgtccagtgaatgaagatacaccctgcatatcagatatttacattatgattcataacagtaacaagattacagttatgaagtaggaacgaaaataattttatagttgggggtcatcacaacatgatattaaggggccgtggcattaggaaggttgagaaccactgatctagatgcatATCCCAAAGTATTCTGTAGCTTTTGGGCTGGTTTTATCAATGTTCTCAATTGCCTTGGTCAGAATACTATAAATTTATCTAACACAAGGTCAGCCGCCTCCTCTTTCCCTGCTCCAGATATTCTTCCTGTTTAAATCCTGAAATATGATTCTTCACTCATCCTTAAAAAAGCCTGTGATCACCTGTTTTGTAAAATCGTCAAGATAGCTTGCTGCTTGCAGCAAAGCAGCAAAGAGTGCCATTTCAGCCACGGAAGTCAAGGTATAGAGTACTTAATGTCAGTTATTTCAATTCCTGGGGCAGAAAACCCAAAAAAGGATTTCTCTGCAACCTTGCCAGTAAAAACAGCATAGAAATGAAGTTAAATAACAAATGATTGGCTGCCCTTTTATGACATCCAAATTCTGCTGCCCAAGGCAGCCTTCTCACTCAGCCTAAtaagacagcaaaagaaatggtGGGAGCTTAATGAACGTCCAATCTAACCCCTGATAAAATGTCTTCAGTAAGGAACGATCTATTCAAAAAAATCATTTGTgggtgttgttgtttgccttcaagtcacttctaagCTATATTGACCCGAATGCCAACTCGTCACagcattttcttgacaagatgcaATGCTCCAACCACTATACTATGCTGGTTTCCAGACCAATTATATACCGCAATTAAAATTAATTGTGCTTATTTTTGCCCTAGTTGTTAATATTAATTGAAGTGCAAAGTTGTGCAATATCCCTACTTTGGATAGGTCAGGTATCTGTAAGGCTCTTGAGAGGAGTCATGCAAGGAAAATGTAGGCTTCAGAAACAACTTTCAAGATTAAAGTCTTTCCCAGCATTCTATAAATGGATGCCTAATGTTTTGGAAATCTACCAAAATAGTCTGTgaccagggattctgggaattgtagtccaatggaTCTGTAATCCTTCTGCTGCTGCAGAGAGTGTCTCTATTCGGATATAAACAAAACATGATCCCCACATCAAGAGAACCGATATCCTGTTTCGTTTATCCGCATCTTGCAAATTATGTCCTCTCTTGGCATTTTCCAGTTGTGTCTATAGTATTTTTGGGCAAACTCCCAATcataaaatcaatccctcccaaccacaccagtaaTCCAATTTGAACATATtcggcatttgtgccaaatttagtccagtgaatgaaaatacatcctgcactcaaatgatgaaatcaatccagtccaaccacactagtattcaaatttgggcatattgggtatttgtgccaaatttggtccagtgaatgaaaatacatccggcatatcagatatttacattacgattcataacaggagcaaaattacagttatgaagtagcaatgaaaataattttatggttgggggtcaccacaacatgggggactgtattaaggggttgcggcattaggaagattgagaaacactgcaccaaGGGACTCCTATAGGGAGCTTCagccaacctggcagtttgaaaacatgcaaatgtgagtagatcagtggttttcaacccgtgggtccccaggtgttttggcctacaactcccagaaatctcagccagtttaccagctgttaggatttctgagagttgaaggtcaaaacatctggggacccacaggttgaaaaccactggagtagaccaataggtactgctccagcgggaaggtagtagcgctccatgcagtcatgccagccacatgaccttggaggtgtctatggacaacgctggctcttcagcttagaaatagagatgaacaccaatccccagagttgggcacaactagaCAGGATGATAGTATGATTGCTGGGTACGGAAGCTCCGAGCGTTACGCACATTCCGCAATGGCAGTTGTGAATAAGGGATGTATCAAGCATTTGtaccaaattaggtccagtgaatgaaaatacatcctgtactcaaatgatgaaatcaatccagtccaaccacactagtattcaaatttgggcatattgggtacttgtgccaaatttggtccagtgaatgaaaatacatcctgcatatctgatatttacattacaattcataacagaagcagcattacagttacaaagtagcaaggaaaataattttatggttgggggtcaccgcaacatgagggactgtattaaggggccacagcattaggaaggctgagaaacactgatgtggtagagatggccctaggtaattttcaatggtaagcaaacagtattttggcacacacacacacacaccccccccaaccaatcactgatatatattttctgtttgttgtgggagttctgtgtgccatatttggttcaattccatcattggtggagttcagaatgctctttgattgtaggtgaactatacatcccagtaactacatatgtcaaggtctattttcccccaagagcgcctcaagagcgcccctgggcaaaatcaactatactgcaaatgcttactttgtgtaatgggttgagccgcccaaGTGTAGAGAGGAAAATGAGCAGATCAAGCTCTTTTCTGGGCTGCGccccaacaaaataaataataaggctTCTTCTAGGACTCAAAGTTGGAGCAGGAAGCCAAACCACATACTAGAAGAAGCCTTCTTATTTATTTTGTCGGGGTTCCTACTCCACCAGCACAGATATGACCATTGCCTTtgggcctttcctttcctttttctccccccaAGTCGGCTGAACAATATTGATCCAAGAGCGGTTTGTGAGaccaggagggagaaaggaaggaggaggaggaggctacaCCCATTGGGTTGCTTTCCAGGCCAAATTCCTTGgatgggaagagagagggagcggGCCCAAGCAGCATTCCTCTTTCTTCTGCCTGAGTTGGGAAAGCGGATCCACGAGACTGGAGTGTGCACTGAGCGGGGAAAGAGGAGCAGTGCCTCAATCCTGTGATGACCTGGGAGGAAGCCAAGGGCTCCTGAGAATCCATTATTGCAGCAGTTGGGCTTCAGTTGGGAATCAGAACCGCGACTGAACAGCGCCTTGGCCAGCCATGGGCTCGGAGGCCAGCCAGCCATGGGGCTCTCCCCGAGGGCAGAGCCCAGCTAAAGacgagggggaagaggaagaagaagaagaagtagaagaagaggaggaggaggaggaggaggaggaggaagacgcgGTCCGGATCCTTTCCCCACCGACGCCTGATCCGGATTTGGCACTCCTGGAGAAGATCCTGGAGGAATGGGGCAGCGGCGAGGAAGAGGCGCTCCCCACCCCATGGCCAGCTTCGCCTCTTCTGCGCCTCGACGCCGGAGACGCTTCCTGCCCCCGCCCGCCAGGGGGCGCGCCAGAGCACAGACAGGACCCCCCAGTAAGTACGCTGCTCCCTCCCTATAGGTAGCTCAgcatctcaacctgggggttggggtcacaagggggtcaaaggggtcgccaaacaccagcagaaaacacatatttcggatagtcttaggaacccctagaatcatagaatcatagattcaaagagttggaagagacctcatgggccatccagtccaaccccctgccaagaagcaggaatattgcattcaaatcacccctgacagatggccatccagtctctgtttaaaagtttccaaagaaggagcctccaccacactccggggcagagagttccactgctgaacgactctcacagtcaggaagttcttcctcatgttcagatggaatctcctctcttgtagtttgaatccattatttcgcatcctagtctccagggaagcggaaaacaagcatgcttcctcctccccgtggcttcctctcacatatttatacatggctatcatatctcctctcagccttctcttcttcaggctaaacatgcccagctccttaagccactcctcataaggcttgttttccagactcttgatcattttagtcaccctcctctggacacattccagcttgtcaaaatctctcttgaattgtggtgtccagaattggacacagtattccatgtgtggtctaaccaaagcagaatacttccctagatctagacactatgtgcctcttgatgcaggccaaaatcccattggcttttttgctgccacatcacattgttggctcatgtttaacttgtccacgaggactccaagatctttttcacaagtactgctctcaagccaggcattgtcccccattctccccTTTAGCAGAGGAGGCCGAAGATctttctgcctgtccttctcttcctttttggaagcattttctgttggtcacgggggttctgtgtgggaagtttggcccaattgtatcattggtggggttcagtatgctctttgattgcaggtgaactataaatcccagcaactacaactcccaaatgttaaggtctattttcctcaaactccaccagtgttcacatttgggcacattgaatatttgtgccaagtttagtccagatccatcattgtttgagtccacagtgctctctgaatgtaggattcaaaccgctgacctattggtcagttgtcctgctggcacaagggcttaacccaggggtcctcaaactatggcccaggggccagatgtggcctccaaggtcatttacctggcccttgctcagggtcaacctaagtctgaaactacttgaaagcacacaacaacaacaatcctacctcatcagccaaaagcaggtccacacttcccactgaaatactaataattttatatttgttgaaattgttcttccttttaattattgtattgttttaaagtgttttttgcactacaaaaaaagatatgtgcagtgtgcataggaattcattcatgttgttttcaaattataatccagccctccaacagtttgagggactgtgacctggccctctgtttaaaaagtttgaggacccctggcttaaccCAAGGTGCCACCCGGGGGGctcctatgttgttgttgttattactaataTGCTGTGTATCTCAAAAACTGAAGCTGTCAGGGGAAAGCAGGTGCCATTTTTTGGAATTGGCAGGTCAGATAGACCCAAAAATAGGTCTAGCATCGGAAGCAccaaaaatgtgtgttggctagtgtcattaaccttttaaaaaaaatcagtgtaaTTTTTAAGAAAAgtacaaaaaggagaaaaagaaggggggaaatagGACCATAAAAGGATATAATATGTGAGTTGCGGGGCCATGTTAACTActatgatgtggcattcaaactATATAACGCAGACCTTAAGGAAAGATTTCTGAGACTTTTTGTTTCTACACTTTTCTTTCCAATGTTTCCAGAAAAGCCCTTTATTTGAACATTTGGAAAACTTTTCCCTTGTAGGACTGACAGGTGCCCCTTAATGGGAGGGATATCTCTCATTTGGGGGTTGGAAAACTTTTATCTTCCAAGcccccttccacgcagctaaataaaatcccacatgatctgctttgaactgagatatatggcagtgtggactcataacccagttcaaagcagatatagtcttgatattctgggctatatggctgtgtggaagggccccaaggctATCCGGTGTCCCTTATTGGAAGAGATGTCCCTGATTTTAGGATCACAGACTGATAGGTGTATTTTATTAGAAGGGATGTCCCTATTTGGGGCAGGAGAGCCTGTGACTGATAGGGCTATTCCTGGATAGTCCTTATTTGGGAGCTTAAGAGAAGGAATGCCCCTTATTTGAAGGGCTGGAAAGCTTTTCCTTTATAGGACTAGCAGATGTCCCTTATTGGCAGGGATGTCAACTTATCCACAAGTAAACAGCAAGAGAGACATCTGGGTGGATTTTCTTGCAAATGCAAATGTTTACTGGAGCTCTGTTCTACTGCATTGAAGACTATGTAGTTGTGGGTTAACGAAATCTTTGTAAAAAGTGCCACCTTGTGGTTGCTGTGTTCAGCTGATGGTTGCGTCTAAGAAATCTGCTTTTAAATTTCCATCTGAATAAAATTTCCAATTGATAGCATGCACCAGAGATAACACCTATGTAGGCTGACACAGATCTTGTATTGGGTCTCTCTTCCCTATGACGGAGAGTGAAGATTAGCACAAAACAGGAGGATAAGTGTTATAGTaaaatgagagacagagagaggacactgttataacactatgtaacaaaaattgaaaattgttctgttcctggtttgaaagtgttatttcctgtttaattatgtggtacttATTTGGAAAGTAGTTGTTTCTCTCCAGAAATgttgttttgtggctgccacaaactatgttgaattggttcagACGCTTAATTAAAGTTGGATTTTTTTCATAACCTTCATCGCGTGAACAAAAAGTGGATAGCTTTCTTCCATTATTAAGCTCCTGTAGTTTACTTGTCTTGGATGAGAAAGCAGATTTGAGAGAGATGGTTGGACCGAAGGTTTAAACTTCCTCTACCAGCATAgcatagtgatttgagtgttggcctATTATTCTTAATATGAGACTTTGGTTCTCccctcagccatgaaaatccactgagtgatgctgggtaagtcacattctctcagcctcagaggaaggtcatGGCAAATAGTTTTCCCCCTTTGTATCAAttaagaaaaccttgtgacagGTTTGCCTGAGAGTCgccataagtcggaaatgacttaaaGATGCACAGCAAGGGCAACTGCTA is a window encoding:
- the CYS1 gene encoding cystin-1; the encoded protein is MGSEASQPWGSPRGQSPAKDEGEEEEEEEVEEEEEEEEEEEEDAVRILSPPTPDPDLALLEKILEEWGSGEEEALPTPWPASPLLRLDAGDASCPRPPGGAPEHRQDPPISPARSSPGSSIFANQVPLKNPDRTTKITYDYSEEELMASIEQEYCR